Sequence from the Syngnathus acus chromosome 13, fSynAcu1.2, whole genome shotgun sequence genome:
CTGAAACAAAAGTGCACTTTGCCACTAATAAAGGTGGCTCAAGCAGTAGAGCAGAAGGGCGGCGGTTCGAAGCCCGTTCCGTCAAGTGTCCTCCGGCGAGACGCTACACACACCTTGCCTCCGGATGGTCATTGTAAATAAGAAGGTGTTCTCCGTTGACTCCGAGACGTATTTTGCTTCTCCCCATCAGCAACAGATGGAAATGGACTACAGTGCAGTCTGTCCAAGTTTTCTCGTGTTACTTTGTGTGTTAAATGTTGCCCACTCCACATCTATTGCAGCAAGGTCGAGCGATGTCATTCATATCTGTGATGTGCGGGCAAGTGTTATTAGTACTATTTTGCGTCGGCGCGGCGCGTCCACTCTTCGCTGATTGGCCCATTTCGGAATGTGTTTGCTCAGGTTCGCCCCGCCCGGCCGAACCCGCCAGCCTCGGAAATGCGCTTGACGTGACGAGTCACTCAGCAAAGTCAAACGTTGCTACAGCGTGGGGAGTCGGGACTTCCAGACGCTAGCGGAGCAGGAAAGGACGAGGCTGTGCTTCGGGCCTCCGGCTGGCCGCTACGAGTCATTTCTCCGTCTTTTTCTTGCATTTGCTGCCGGCCACCCACGAACACAAATGGAGCGCCAGTCGAGTCTCTTGCTAAACTCTGCACTTGGGATTGACTAGCCTGGCGGCCGCTAACTCGTTTCAAGTGTTATCGCGAGTTTGCACGCTTTTGTCGGACCCCAAAGGTGGATATATAAGGGGGCCAAAACAGCGCTGGGATCCCCCTTCGCGACACCGGCGGCAACGTTTGTCACCACATCACCTCGGCGTCGATCTAACGGAACGAGCAGGATCAGAGCCGAGAGGACTTTCTACACGAGTgatgggatgggatgggaCGGGGGAGTTTGCTGCGTTCGGAAACAGCCACGTAACGTCAAGGAGCAACGCGCGCTGCGCTACCCACCATTTGAAGTGTGAATGCTCCGAGGCGAAGCGCTCGCACGCGTTGATGCGTTTCGGCACGGGGCTTCGGTTTGTACTCGAGCGGCGCTCACCTTGCTGCGGATCTGACCGGAAGTGGACACTTTCCGGATGAGCTTTTGCGGGGTGCCCGGTTCTTGCTCCGGTTCGCTGTCCGACGACTCGTCCGGGTAACGAGCGCCGAAAATGTCCGTAGCTgcccccgccgccgccatcctGGGCCTCCTCCCTCCGCGTCAACCTCGTCTCCCCCGTCCGGAGTTcgccgcccgcctgcctgcctgcagcaGACCACCCTAGCCGGGAGAGGGAGGAGAGAGGAAGCGCCCCCCGGCGGCCGAAAAGTGGCCTTGCGCCACGCCGGAGGCAGGCTAaccgagtgagcgagcgagcgagcgagccacTCACTCCCTCActccctcactcactcactcactcactcacccgTCCAacccaccctccctccctggaTGTGAGTGGGATCAGGCACAGTACGCAGATGTCTGTGTCGGTACGGCACGGTGCACATCGGCTGTATCTTGAAGTCGTCATTGCATCATCCTATAGCATTGTTGATGCGTTTCTCTAGGTTTGGGAGTCCTGACGAGGAACGGCTCAAACGCGTTGGCAGTTGGTGTGCAACATGAACACTTAGTTGatccttttttcttcaatgacctcttttgatttttgtctttaatttttcttttcctaacTGCAACAATACACGGCATATTGTACATGCGTAGCAATTTTTACTTTCCAAACTGCAACGATACACACAACATATTGTACATGCGTAGCAATTTCTCCAGACAAGGCAGTCTGCTCTTTGTAGGCCCGGCTCACTTTCTCTCAAAAGTCATTTTACAGCCCTGCTCCAGATGGACTTGAACCGGCGTCGACCTTTTCCAGTGTATCGCTTCAGCCGCCGAGCGCCGCGCGGCCGTCGTCCAGCAGCTGGCAGCCAAAGTCGCGGGCGAAGGCGCGCAGCACGTGCGGGACGGCCTCCTCCACGGTCAGGCGGCGCCGCAGTTCGGCGCTCAGTGAGGTCACGCCCTTCCCCTCCAGGCCACATGGGACAATGTGACCGAACCACGTCAAGTCGGTGTCGCAGTTGAGCGCCAGGCCGTGCGACGTCACGTAGCGAGAGCAGCGGATGCCTCAAACGGTAGAGGGCAAGTTAACGGCAGGGCGGGCGGCAGACTCGGAAAGGCGGACGTACCGATAGCGCAGATCTTGTTGTCTCCGACCCAAACCCCGGTGTGAGGAGCCACGGATGCCTCCACGCCCAAGCTCGCGCAGGCCGAAATGGCCGTCTGCTCCAGCCGGGACACGTACCAGCGGACGCTCTGCGCAAGAAGACTTCAAGCGTCATCAGGCGTTCTCGCCGCGCCCCCGGGAACGCTCATTTCGGACGGACCTTTTTGAAGGCGGCCAGGTGCAGGACCGGGTAGCAGAGCAGCTGTCCTGGGCCGTGGAAGGTGATCAGACCTCCTCGGTCGGTGTTGTGGACCTGCGCCCCCAGCAGACGCAGGCGCTCCAGCTCGGCAGGGGGGCGCCCCTTATGCCGGATGCCGGTGGTGTAGACGGGCGGGTTCTGGCACAGCAGCAGCGCGTGGAAGGCGCCGGCGCCTGCCTGGCACCGCTTGATGTACGCCTCTTGGACACCTAGAGCCTCCCGGTAGGGCAGCAGGCCCAGGCGGACCACCTCCACCAGAGGACGGGGCCCCTGCGTCCGCATCGCTGGAAAAGCACAATGCAAAGCGCACGTAAGTTCGCTGTCACGATTGTttggtttgatttgaaatgtatgATTTAAACtggcaaaatccacctgtttttattaattttgtttaaaCAGGGGAAGCGCTTCTCTGTAAGTTAGTTGAAACATTCGCTTGTATTTGCTGGCCAGATTTTCGAAATAaaacgacccccccccccccccccccaggatTTCAAGTAGGACGAGTCTTGTTCAATACTGCAAATGAAGTCATACAACACTGCCCCCTGTTGACACAAAAGCAAGCGTGACGTCTAGCCCGGCCGTCAAATGTGCGACCAGCCACTTAAACGGCGAAACACTGCGACCCGTATACATTCACTTTAAGGCTATTGAATTATAAGTAGGAAGTTCAGGATGAAAAaggatacaaaataaaacatttaaaaaaaaattgaatttccTACCAACAACTTGTCAAACGACTTGCATCAGAAGCCTCACGAGCACCCGtcgtctttcttcttcttcgctTTAGGCTCACTAGCGTACCTAGTGGACGGAAGCTGTGTCTAATGCGCTCGTGTTACACAGTGAATTTGTGACGTTTTGTGGGTGGAAAAACACACTTTCGATTCTATTTAAcgattttaaattatttgaatgCGGAATCCAAGTATATTTACACCGATTTTTGGAGCGTTGATGCTTCACTTaccattggaaaaaaatgcattgtttctggttataaaaaaacagatttcCGAACTAAAGTTAAAACCTTCATGTTGAAGTCGATCATTTTAATGTGTCACTTTCACGATGATGTTCAAGAACTAGGTTCAAGGTACACGTTTTGTATACAATACCAGTTGTGTTTTTACACAAGAACGGTCTACCTTTGAGATCGATAGCTGGCTTTTGACATTGGCTAATTAGAAGCATCATGGGTTTTCATGAAAGTATTTATCTCGGTAAAATTAGTGGGCTCGGGACAAGATGGattctcgaattttttgtcaaCTCACAAATACCGCAAGAATTCAGTAAAGTTAAGCCCTCAGTTAAGTTTCAGTTTCAAATTGTAGGTTATTCCAAGTCAAACCAGTAGGGGGCGACATTCACGATTTTCCTGACTGGGTGAGGCCATTCTACAGGGCCAATCAGAAAATAGACACGCGGGTTGATCGCGCCCCCACCCAATACATCCGCGAAGATCGTTGTGCAGAGGTGTAAACATTTAACAGCTGCTGATTGGAATATCTTGGACAGCAACACagaggacagacagacaccTCGAGACTTGGGAAGGTGAAGACTTGAGGGAGGCCTGGCTCACAGGTGAGTATACCTGGTGTGCTGTCGATGACCAGGTCGTTGTGATCCAGCGACTTGTGACAAACAGGAAAGTTCCCGAGGCAGCTGGCCAGCAAGGGCCAAGTTTGGCCGGCAAGGGCCAAGTTGGATCTGTTGAGGCAGTTGCGCATGGCCCTCAGTTAAGCACTTGCTTGTGCACACGTCACAAGACGGACAGTTAGGACTGACTGGCGAAAGGATCCGCCGCGCCCCCGACCGGCCCATCTGCCTGCGCTTGAGGACACAAAGAACTTTGGGTGGCCAAAATTGCGCTTCCGCATCCTGGTCACCACCTCTGCAAGGTGGGTGCTCTCGGAGCGAAAGCCAGTCGACACTTCAACAGCTTCTCTCATTCCTTTGACACCTTTGTTTTGCACACACACGAAATTATTTGTAGCTTTGTCACGCTGCGTTCGTTGCACCACTGAGGATTCATTGCATCATTTACAGTCAGACCTAAAGACATGATGACAGAGAGAATTTGAGAAATAAACATGATTGGGCTCAACATTGCTACGGCTGCGTAGACATTAGGACGTAAACGGGAAGTCGTTCACGAGGATGAAGATGCGAGGGGACCAGGAGATGAACACTCTGATCACCGTGGAAAACAAGTCGGACATCAGCTACGGGAGCATCGCCACGGTAACTTTTCACATCCTTCCTGATCTTTTGCTCTAGCCCTAAGCATCTAGCTGGGCCATTGGGGTTTGGAGGGGGGCGCTGCAAAACATTGGCCCCGTCATCTTCCTTCCGCAGCTCGTTAAGAACAATGGCCTCTGTACGAGCGGGAAGccgacaacaaaaacaatttgacgTGGAACGAGACGGCCAAATTGTCCCGACTCCTGACTCTGTATGCTTTGCAGAATGCAGCCGTGCCACCGCCGCGGGACAAGAACACGTTTAGCGATGGAAGGACTCGCGTGGGTGAGTCAGAGAAGCGCTAGCGTCAATATTAGCTTAGCAAACAGGTGTGACTTGCTCGGTGTTTGACGAGACCATAAGTGAGAGGCGTGCAAGAATgcagaatggatggatggatagatggcagcagggaaaagaaaagacatccatccatccaatcattGCTGTGCGCTCATCGGGCAGATTTTGTTCTGGCCTGGGAGGAGCCTCACGGCGCCAACGTGGAGGACAGCAAGGTCGTCGACTCTGCTCACAGCAAGTGGAGAGAAAGCTTCCTGAAAAATCTGAGATTCTCGGGACTCCTGATGGAGGAGGTGAACCCAAAGACGCAAGTGAAATGCTGCCTGTGGCGTCACCCGCTGATGGCATTTCGTTTCTTGTCTCCAGAGGGATGTGGTCCAGACCAAGTCCAGGATCCGTTTCGTCCTGCTGAGCGCCCCCTGGAGTGTCCTCTGCTACTACGCCGAGGAAATCAGTTTGCGCGTCCCCCTGCAGGTGAGCGCAGATGGGCCgccggacggatggacggacggaaggACGCGTGGTGTCTTGTGACGTATCGCCGTCCTACAGGTGGTCAATACTTGCTACGTCAACTGGTCGGCTAGCGTGCTTCAGTACCTGGCGCTCCCCAACCCGCTGGCGCAGGACGTCCCCAATACACCGCCCGATTTCTATACCTGCCAGTTCAGGACCAACAAGCTGGAGAGGTTGGGAGACGTCGAGGGTCGtgaaggcgggcgggcggctgTCGCACGTCCCCCTTTCATTTGCACGTGTGCGCGTGTCTTTCAGGTTTCTGGGCAGTGAGGACAGAGAAAACTTCTTCAAGACAACTCAAAGACATCAAGTGGTGAGTCCTTGTCTTCTTTTCCTTCACGTGAGACAATCCTGCTTACTGGCCGGCTGACTTCAGGATGTTTCGGTCAGCGGGTggatgggatgggatgggatgggatgggaCAGGACGGGACAGGACAggacgggacgggacgggacgggacAGGACGGGACTTCGCCTCCTTGGCAAACATGCtggcacacgcacgcacgcacgctggCCTTGTACCAGATGCAAAGTTGAGGCCTTTCTTTTCAGCCACACAAacgggggtgggggcaggacCGGGTCGTCCGTCGGCAAGTCAACGTTGTTTATCAGCTGCTGCATTTTTCTCACCGGTGGCGGGTGGAGACCTTTGGCTTTCTGACTTGCCGACTTACCAGCACCGGCCCATCTTGCGTCCCGTAGCTGTACGAGATTTTGGCCCGAACTCCTTACGGCTCCGTGTCCAGAAACGAGGTGGGAATAGACCGTCTGCTGAGCGAGCAGGTCTTCACGTCGGCGTATCCGCTCCACGAGGTGGGCTCGCCCCGCCCGGTACCGGCGGAAAGCCGGCGCAAGCTTGCCCTGAAAGCTGTCTCGGCTCTTTCCTCCTCCAGGGTGGATTCCAGCTGCCCAAAACCCCGGCGCCTGTCGAGTCTCTGAGGCTCAGGCAAATCCTCTACGGGTACTGGGCTCAGTGGTCCTGCTGGGCTCGCTACCAACCTCTGGACCACATCAGGGAGTACTTTGGAGAGAAGATAGCGCTTTACTTTGCCTGGCTGGGTAATTCCAAAAAGCACCAATGTATCTCTGTTGCGTGTGAACTGACGGACGACGTATTTTCACGGCTACCGGCCACCATCTGATTACTGAGCGGAGGTTTCCGTGGTCTTCAGGGTTCTACACGGGTTGGTTGGTGCCAGCCTCGCTTGTCGGGACTTTGGTCTTCCTGACGGGTTTTTGGCTGATGACCACGGATGTTCCAGCGTGCGTACAACCGGCGACGCCTTGACGCCGGCGTCCCCGTCGTCACTCCGCTGCATACAATCCGCTcacttgagtgtgtgtgtggcttgtAGGAAGGAATTGTGCAACAGCGGCGGCAGTTTCGTGATGTGTCCCATCTGTAACATTTGCTCCTACTGGAACTACTCCAGCATCTGCGTTACTTTCAAGGTTCTGCGTATCGCATCACTTGTCCGTCTGATTGATCACTCGACCGTCTGTCCGTCTCTCTGTCTAACTGTCCATCTGATGGGGGGGACTGAGTTTCTGACCGTCTGCCTATAGGCGGGGATTCTTTTTGACAATGGAGGAACGGTGTTTCTCAGCATCTTCATGTCCTTGTGGGCCGTCACCTTTTTGGAGTACTGGAAGAGAACATGTTCATCTCTGTCCCACCGCTGGGACTGCACTGATTTCCAGGACATAGAGGTACACCTGCATGACCACATCCAGAAGGTCACGTGACCAAACTGGAAAATAGGTCGGCGGAGCTCCCGCGAACGGGCCGACGCCACCCGTCGTTCAGAAAGCTCGGCGCTCTTTGGCAGGAGCGACCGCGGCCCGAGTTCACGGCCATGGCACCCATGACGGTGAGGAATCCTCTGACGGGTGCGGAGGAACCGTACTTCCCCGAGAAGAAGCGTTTCAACCGAGTGCTGACCGGCTGCATGATCATCGTGGTCATGGTGAGGCTTTGAGGGAAAAAGCAACTTGGGCTCAGTCGCTAAAGTTTGACGCTGACGCTCGCAGGTGCTGGTGGTCCTGATGTTCCTCATCGCCATCATCCTGTATCGCTCCATCCTGAGTATCGTCATCTCCAAGTCCAAGCTCAGCTTCTTCATTTTCTCCGTGAGCAAAGCGACCGAGTCGAACCTGAGTTGAGCTCATCGGGGGCCCAGAATGCCTCCAGCTGAAATGAACAGCTTGCGCTTGCAGTGCTAAGACCAGCACTGATCAAAATGGCAATACCATCAATCCAATGTCCCTTAAACTTTGAGCTCCCAAAGGGACTTTTCCTCCTGCGTTTGGCTTCATTGCGTTTTTGTTGACACGGGAAAGGAGCTGGACGCTTGTCGGAACTTGCCGGTTTTGCTTTGTCAAACGCCCAGGCCGTCTGCTTTCAGGCCGCCAGGATTGCCAGTCTGACGGGATCCGTGTTGAACCTGCTGGTCATCCTGATCTTGTCTCGTGTTTACATCTCCCTGGCCCACATCCTCACCAGATGGGGTGGGTCCGTCGCTCGCCGAGTCAACCTCTGTAGTCAACCTCTGTAGTCAACCTCTGTAGTCAACCTCTGCTGTCAACCTCTGCTGTCAACCTCTGCTGTCAACCTCTGCTGCCAACCTCTGCTGCCAACCTCTGCTGCCAACCTCTGCTGTCAACCTCTGCTGTCAACCTCTGCTGCCAACCTCTGCTGTCAACCTCTGTTGCTCCTCAAAGACGTTTCGCCGCAAGGTTTCTTTCAAAAGGGGGGCTGCGCGTAGGCGAGCCAGAAGCCGAGAAAGCAAGCAATCTGGCAACAAGAAGCCATTGCCGCAAGTGGGCGCAACGGGAAACGTCTTCCAGGACAAAAGAGCAAACGGATGATACAGATGAcgtgatgtgtgtgttgtgtgtgtgttgtcagaGATGCATCGCACTCAGACCAAATACGAAGACATGTTCATCCTCAAAGTGTTCGTGTTCCAATTTGTCAACTTCTACTCGTCTCCGGTGTACATCGCCTTCTTCAAAGGCAGGTCGgtgagccagccagccagcaagcAAGTCATTTCGCTTGCTTTTGGCTGCCGGCGCCCTGACTTTGCTTGCGCGCCTTGCGTGTAGATTCGTCGGCTACCCGGGAGAGTACATCACACTGTTTGGAGTGCGCAACGAAGATGTGAGTGGCACCCGGCCTGGCGAGGGGCGACCCGGCCTGGCGCGGCTCCGCCTTTCCGCCGCCAAAACTCACAGTCCGTCCGGCTTGCGTTTGCTTGTGACGACAGTGCGGCGCTGGCGGCTGCCTCATCGAGTTGGCCCAGGAGCTGCTGGTCATAATGGTGGGAAAGCAGCTCATCAACAACATCCAGGAGTTTGTCTTCCCGTAAGCACGGCCGGAACCCGctgccaacaacaacaagccgCACTTTGACTGGCACCACCGGCCGGCGCCTCCTCGTTTCCCTGGGGTTGGAGCCTTTATGTGCCTGCTTTATATGCCCGCCAGGAAGTTGAGGGCGTGGTggcagaagaggaagagaagcGCCAAGGAGCCCAAagagcaggacggagcagagcGGGGCCTTTGTCCCTGGGAGGTGGACTACCAGCTCCTGCTCTGCGAGGGGCTCTTTAGCGAATACCTGGAGATGGGTGAGTGGGCAAAACAAAGCGGCACATTGGCCGGCTCAACGGGCAAGCAGCCGCAGTCCAGCCGAGCAGCCGGAGTCCAGCCCAGCGGCTGGAAGTCCGGCCGAGTGGCCCGAGCCAGCGAGCAAAGGTTGCAAACTGTTTGACGCCTCTGAGTTCCTCCGCTATGTGTCCGGTATTTCTCCTTCTTTTCAGTCATTCAGTTTGGTTTCATCACCATCTTTGTGGCGGCGTGCCCTTTGGCTCCTCTCTTTGCTCTCATCAACAACTGGGTGGAAATCCGTCTGGACGCGCAGAAGTTTGTGACAGAATATCGCCGACCGGTGGTGGAGCGGGCGCAGGACATCGGCATTTGGTTGGACATCCTGCAGTTCATCGCGTACACGGCCGTCCTCAGCAACGTACGATCCGTCCGGACCCGGTGAGCCGCCGACGTGGCTCCGCATCCACGCCGGACTTTTGCTCGCCAGGCCTTCCTGATCGCGTTCACCTCGTCCTTCCTGCCTCGCCTGTACTACCGCTACACCCGAGAGCCCGACCTCAGCGGCTTCATCAACTTCAC
This genomic interval carries:
- the lipt2 gene encoding putative lipoyltransferase 2, mitochondrial, coding for MRTQGPRPLVEVVRLGLLPYREALGVQEAYIKRCQAGAGAFHALLLCQNPPVYTTGIRHKGRPPAELERLRLLGAQVHNTDRGGLITFHGPGQLLCYPVLHLAAFKKSVRWYVSRLEQTAISACASLGVEASVAPHTGVWVGDNKICAIGIRCSRYVTSHGLALNCDTDLTWFGHIVPCGLEGKGVTSLSAELRRRLTVEEAVPHVLRAFARDFGCQLLDDGRAALGG
- the ano7 gene encoding anoctamin-7, giving the protein MKMRGDQEMNTLITVENKSDISYGSIATNAAVPPPRDKNTFSDGRTRVDFVLAWEEPHGANVEDSKVVDSAHSKWRESFLKNLRFSGLLMEERDVVQTKSRIRFVLLSAPWSVLCYYAEEISLRVPLQVVNTCYVNWSASVLQYLALPNPLAQDVPNTPPDFYTCQFRTNKLERFLGSEDRENFFKTTQRHQVLYEILARTPYGSVSRNEVGIDRLLSEQVFTSAYPLHEGGFQLPKTPAPVESLRLRQILYGYWAQWSCWARYQPLDHIREYFGEKIALYFAWLGFYTGWLVPASLVGTLVFLTGFWLMTTDVPAKELCNSGGSFVMCPICNICSYWNYSSICVTFKAGILFDNGGTVFLSIFMSLWAVTFLEYWKRTCSSLSHRWDCTDFQDIEERPRPEFTAMAPMTVRNPLTGAEEPYFPEKKRFNRVLTGCMIIVVMVLVVLMFLIAIILYRSILSIVISKSKLSFFIFSAARIASLTGSVLNLLVILILSRVYISLAHILTRWEMHRTQTKYEDMFILKVFVFQFVNFYSSPVYIAFFKGRFVGYPGEYITLFGVRNEDCGAGGCLIELAQELLVIMVGKQLINNIQEFVFPKLRAWWQKRKRSAKEPKEQDGAERGLCPWEVDYQLLLCEGLFSEYLEMVIQFGFITIFVAACPLAPLFALINNWVEIRLDAQKFVTEYRRPVVERAQDIGIWLDILQFIAYTAVLSNAFLIAFTSSFLPRLYYRYTREPDLSGFINFTLATSPPREHTLACRYRGFRDENGQYLPEYFHLLAVRLGFVIIFEHVVFLIGRLIDLMVPDIPEEVELKMKREHYMAKEALAENQALGRTMIPVQMSDECGEPRQRKLRPSAPPPDTVMRTSDEAVKPPGSCC